The bacterium genome includes a window with the following:
- a CDS encoding membrane protein insertase YidC, which produces MKQMNKSSNPFGDNRTAFAFFLSLIVIISYVQIFIEPSTDRRRELTSPTSISSESQQPLSTSNLPYENGAQENPVQVATETTTPSPSLPTTPEVLPIDSTLTPQQQELQRQEAAKQYLSLLNSTPKLQIKTSLYTSEVSQLGAQMLTFELEEHSKQLGSEERYSIIGRHARTPLPFRVELLGGSDARVEFPEPIITARNQSTQNAIRSTASGQTVTLADGEELFVTYRVELKDGGTYTKAYRFIGGKFVIDVKASLAAPPAGTTPLKLSWWTFIPEELVGRTYDPISFSFLTTDDKVEHEQVTSLEDDLGRPKGNKNLSDARWGALGDKYFMAALIAKDRAQTMSASRDGNNYSLSVEGTPQEVEAQVYLGPKNYSQLKQMDFKELHRSVNLGFFSFLAIPLLSVINLFYGFLGNYGLAIIALTLAIKFLFLPLSQVSLKSMKAMQEIQPEIKALRERIKDANQLNQEMFALYKRKGVNPMGGCLPMLIQIPVFLGLYNALLNATELRHAPFAFWITDLSAPEALMLFGIPIPLMIILMGISMFLQQWLMPSNMDEQQRKIMLLMPVMFTGMFIIFPFPSGLVLYWLVNNLISIVQQVYLRTEKGVGPITATSVASVGIFFLAYLFTEIS; this is translated from the coding sequence ATGAAACAAATGAATAAAAGCTCAAATCCTTTCGGAGACAATAGAACCGCCTTTGCCTTCTTCCTCTCACTTATTGTCATCATCAGCTACGTTCAGATCTTCATAGAGCCTTCGACGGACAGAAGACGAGAACTGACCTCTCCCACATCTATAAGTTCTGAAAGCCAGCAACCTTTGAGCACAAGCAACCTTCCCTATGAGAATGGGGCACAAGAGAATCCAGTACAGGTAGCAACAGAAACAACAACTCCTTCTCCTTCTCTCCCTACTACTCCTGAGGTACTCCCGATTGATAGTACCTTGACTCCTCAACAGCAAGAATTACAACGTCAAGAGGCAGCAAAGCAGTACCTTTCACTGCTCAATAGCACTCCCAAATTACAGATTAAAACTTCTCTCTATACATCAGAAGTATCGCAACTTGGGGCACAGATGCTGACGTTCGAATTGGAAGAGCACTCAAAACAGCTTGGCTCTGAGGAAAGATACAGCATCATAGGTCGCCACGCTCGGACGCCGTTGCCATTTCGAGTAGAGCTTCTCGGCGGAAGCGATGCTCGAGTTGAATTTCCTGAACCAATCATTACAGCAAGAAACCAAAGCACTCAAAACGCGATACGGTCGACTGCTAGCGGTCAAACAGTTACTCTCGCTGATGGTGAAGAATTGTTCGTTACCTATCGGGTGGAGCTAAAAGACGGGGGAACGTATACAAAAGCCTATCGGTTCATCGGAGGCAAGTTCGTTATTGATGTCAAAGCAAGCCTTGCCGCTCCTCCTGCAGGAACTACGCCACTCAAACTCTCGTGGTGGACATTTATCCCTGAAGAACTCGTTGGTCGCACCTACGATCCGATCAGTTTCTCCTTTCTCACTACTGACGACAAAGTTGAACATGAGCAAGTGACATCTCTAGAGGATGACCTCGGTCGACCAAAAGGAAATAAGAATCTTAGCGATGCGCGTTGGGGAGCGTTAGGCGATAAATACTTTATGGCCGCGCTGATAGCAAAAGATAGAGCTCAAACAATGTCCGCAAGCCGTGATGGTAATAACTACTCTCTCTCAGTGGAAGGAACACCACAGGAAGTTGAGGCACAAGTCTATCTGGGTCCGAAGAACTATTCCCAACTCAAACAAATGGACTTCAAAGAGCTGCATAGAAGCGTTAACCTTGGATTCTTCTCATTTCTCGCAATCCCCCTGCTTAGCGTAATCAATCTCTTCTATGGCTTCCTTGGGAATTATGGATTAGCAATCATCGCGCTAACCCTCGCTATTAAATTTCTATTCCTACCGCTTTCCCAAGTAAGTTTAAAGTCCATGAAAGCGATGCAAGAAATTCAACCAGAAATTAAGGCGCTTCGTGAACGGATCAAAGACGCGAATCAGCTCAATCAAGAAATGTTTGCGCTCTACAAGAGAAAGGGAGTAAATCCCATGGGTGGATGTCTCCCTATGCTTATCCAAATTCCAGTATTTCTCGGATTGTATAATGCCCTCTTGAATGCAACGGAGCTCCGTCACGCACCCTTTGCTTTCTGGATTACCGACCTTTCAGCCCCCGAAGCGCTTATGCTATTTGGTATTCCAATTCCTCTTATGATTATTCTGATGGGAATCAGCATGTTCCTCCAGCAATGGCTAATGCCATCCAATATGGATGAGCAGCAAAGAAAAATCATGCTTCTTATGCCAGTGATGTTTACTGGCATGTTCATCATTTTTCCATTTCCGTCAGGATTAGTGCTCTACTGGTTGGTAAACAATTTGATTTCGATTGTACAGCAGGTATACCTCCGAACCGAGAAAGGCGTGGGTCCTATAACAGCAACTTCAGTGGCAAGCGTTGGGATTTTCTTTCTGGCATACCTCTTTACAGAAATTTCGTAG
- the yidD gene encoding membrane protein insertion efficiency factor YidD, which translates to MGTLVQKILLCFIRCYKVIVSPLLGDRCRFYPTCSAYAAQAIKEHGSIRGGSMALTRLLRCHPFARGGIDYVPNNEKANYTRSKNIPQVEQQAN; encoded by the coding sequence GTGGGAACGCTAGTACAGAAAATACTCCTTTGCTTCATACGGTGCTACAAAGTAATTGTATCACCGCTGCTAGGGGATCGCTGTCGGTTCTATCCCACCTGCTCGGCTTATGCGGCTCAGGCCATAAAGGAGCATGGCTCTATTCGCGGGGGAAGCATGGCTCTTACTCGCCTTCTTCGTTGTCATCCTTTTGCAAGGGGAGGTATTGATTACGTGCCAAACAACGAAAAGGCGAATTATACTCGGAGTAAAAACATTCCTCAGGTAGAGCAACAAGCGAATTAG
- the rnpA gene encoding ribonuclease P protein component yields MVSQGTLPRKARIPSRREITHLQRAGRKIHTKHFVICFESTYAPCSRLAVTVSKKVDKRAVQRNRIKRLLKEGFRLLRGNLTQTLDVVIIARKNAVECSFRDCMTELSGAFQQRGLLLTSPVNEKPKKSKLG; encoded by the coding sequence ATGGTTTCCCAAGGTACTCTTCCGCGAAAAGCGCGTATACCGTCAAGAAGGGAGATTACCCACCTGCAGAGGGCAGGGAGGAAGATTCATACAAAACACTTCGTAATCTGCTTTGAATCAACATATGCACCTTGCTCTCGACTCGCGGTGACCGTTAGCAAGAAAGTAGATAAACGAGCTGTTCAGCGAAATCGAATCAAACGACTGCTCAAAGAAGGTTTTCGCCTCTTGAGAGGAAACCTCACCCAAACACTTGATGTTGTCATCATTGCAAGGAAAAATGCTGTTGAGTGCTCTTTTCGTGACTGCATGACAGAACTCAGCGGGGCTTTTCAGCAGCGAGGGCTGTTGTTGACGAGTCCAGTAAACGAAAAGCCTAAAAAGAGTAAGCTAGGATAA
- the rpmH gene encoding 50S ribosomal protein L34: MKRTYQPSNKSRHSTHGFRARMKTRGGRAVLNSRRAKGRHRLAVSTPRKGHYK; encoded by the coding sequence ATGAAACGTACATACCAGCCGAGCAACAAGAGCCGCCACTCAACTCATGGATTTCGCGCACGAATGAAAACTCGTGGAGGACGTGCTGTGTTAAACTCCAGAAGAGCAAAAGGAAGGCATCGATTAGCTGTCTCAACCCCACGAAAGGGTCATTACAAGTAA
- the rfaD gene encoding ADP-glyceromanno-heptose 6-epimerase, with amino-acid sequence MYVVTGGAGFIGSAFIHKLNQEGIEDIIVVDELGTSPKWLNLLGKGYIDYVHKDHFLEHLELGRYRGQISCIVHMGACSATTEEDADYLMENNFHYSRTLCEYCLDNGVRFIYASSAATYGDGSLGFSDDPEKSMLFRPLNRYGYSKQLFDLWCIRKKVTDSVVGLRFFNVYGPNEAHKENMRSVVHKAYHELKETGEISLFRSYHTDYQDGEQKRDFIYVKDCADTLWWFTNNIRTNGIYNLGTGNARSWNDLANAIFHSLGIPPQIRYKEMPENLIEQYQYFTQAEMQNLEAAGCPLPQTSLEKGVEDYVQNYLETGKLL; translated from the coding sequence ATGTACGTAGTAACAGGTGGAGCGGGATTCATAGGAAGCGCTTTTATCCACAAACTCAATCAAGAAGGCATTGAAGACATTATTGTTGTCGATGAGCTTGGGACATCTCCGAAATGGCTTAATCTGCTCGGGAAAGGATACATCGACTACGTTCATAAGGATCACTTCCTGGAACATCTTGAGTTGGGCCGATACAGAGGACAGATAAGCTGCATAGTTCATATGGGGGCGTGCTCCGCCACCACCGAAGAAGATGCGGATTACTTAATGGAAAATAACTTTCACTACTCCCGCACCCTCTGCGAGTACTGCTTGGATAATGGAGTCAGGTTTATATATGCAAGCTCTGCCGCGACTTATGGAGATGGTTCTCTTGGTTTTTCGGATGATCCAGAAAAAAGCATGCTCTTTCGTCCGCTTAATCGTTATGGGTATTCAAAGCAGCTGTTTGACCTTTGGTGCATTCGAAAGAAAGTTACTGACTCTGTTGTCGGGCTCCGCTTCTTCAATGTGTATGGTCCCAACGAGGCGCATAAAGAAAACATGCGATCTGTTGTTCATAAAGCATATCATGAACTGAAAGAAACGGGAGAAATCTCTCTCTTTCGATCGTATCACACAGACTATCAAGATGGTGAACAGAAGCGGGACTTCATTTACGTAAAAGACTGCGCCGACACACTGTGGTGGTTTACAAATAACATCAGAACGAATGGCATCTATAACTTGGGCACTGGAAACGCCCGATCATGGAACGATCTCGCAAATGCGATCTTTCATTCACTGGGGATACCACCTCAAATTCGCTACAAGGAGATGCCAGAAAATCTGATTGAGCAGTATCAATACTTCACTCAAGCAGAAATGCAGAACCTAGAAGCTGCAGGGTGCCCCCTTCCTCAAACCTCGCTTGAAAAAGGGGTAGAGGATTACGTTCAGAACTATCTCGAAACGGGGAAGCTGCTCTAA